Genomic window (Pradoshia sp. D12):
GTTCAATCTCTAACTGATACTTGTTTATAAAATACAATTCGTTCGTAAATAATTGCCAAACCTCACTGAAGTATTGGGCCTGAATAAAGGGTTCATTCAGTAATGCTTTTAGCTTCATGACAAACATAGATGGATTAATCTTTTTTAATTCACCGCAATCCATACCAGCATCAAGGAATAAATTAATATAAAATTTTTCTTTCGATAAATAGGTTGTATAGATTTCTCTGTTCAGGCTTGAGTCTACTGATATTTCTCTTAATACAAGACGTGTTAATAGGAACTTTTCTCTGTAATAATGCAAGCAAAATTTGGTATACTTTAAGACACATTCTTTCGGACCAATGAGTGGGAGTTGTTCAGCGATATTTTCAATACCGCTTATATAGCCTTCGAAGAAATCTGTAAAACAATATTCAAGGAGACCTTGCTTATGCTGAAAGTGATAAGCTATATTTGCTGAATTACCTCCGGCACGGCCAGCGATATCTCTGATTGAAGTTGCTGAATAACCTTTCATATAGAATAAATAGACAGCAGCTTCAAAAATATCATCTTTTTTATTCGATAGTTTATCCATAAATTTATCTTCCCCCTTTATGATTAACATTCTCTAGGAATGTCAGATGACAAAGTGAAACCTTGCTCGGCGGGGAGTTCTTTCATCCAACACCGAGTATTCGTTGAACCAATCGGGGATATTGCGCTAAGACCTACACAGAACCGTAATAGAAGTGAAGTCTTCGTGCTAATTTGAAAGGAATAAAAGCCGTTCTAGCATAAGCTGTGCGTTCACATGGATTTTCTCTTATACATGAAGTAGTTCTTCTTTTTAGAGACTTATCCTTCTATAACTTCTCGACAAAAAAGACAGTACTGACTATGGTTAGAGGTTATTCTCTATTGAGGGTAACAATGAAAGGAGAATGATGATGTTTCAAGTCGGAAAATATAAAAAAACGAAACCAGAAAACTATCAAATGGTTAGCAAACAGCTGGAAGCCCTAATAGATGGTGAAACAAATTTAATTGCCAATTTGAGCAATGCTTCTGCCCTTTTAAATCAATTTTTGGACGACGTGAACTGGGTAGGATTCTACCTATATGAAGAGGAGCAACTGATACTTGGACCATTTCAAGGTCTCCCAGCCTGCATTCGAATTCCTTTAGGCAAGGGAGTATGCGGAACAGCGGCAGAAAAAAGAGAAATAATCAGGGTAATGGACGTACATCAATTCCCTGGACACATCGCCTGTGATGCTGCCACTCAATCAGAAATCGTTTTGCCGATTCTGAAGGATGGCCGTCTGATTGGTGTACTTGATATAGACAGTCCATCAAAGAATCGTTTTGACAAAGAAGATGAACATGGATTAAAACAATTTGTTGATATACTTGTCCAATCAATTTAAAAAACAAAAGGCTAAGCCAAAAATGAGCTTAGCCCTTTTGTATTAACAGGATACAATCATCTGATTTTTACCTGATCGCTTAGCTGTATACAGGGCATCATCTGCCCGCTTGAAAAGGTTTTTAATCGTATTGTTATTTTTCTGATTGGATTCCCAATACGATACACCGCAAGAAATGGTAACCGGAGGATTTGTTTCTTTTCTTACTTTTTCAACAAGTCTTTCCGCAACTGCTTTACCAGCCTCTATCGGTGCCTTTGGAAGGAAAATAGCCAGTTCTTCCCCGCCCCACCTTGTACCTATATCGGTGTCTCTAATACTATTTTTAATTAAATCAGCTACCTGAATAAGGACCTCGTCTCCCTTTTGGTGCCCATATGTATCATTTGTCAGCTTGAAATTATCTATATCTATTAATATAAACGTTCCCTCAGTTTCAGAATTTATCAGTTCAAGCATTCTTCCTTCAAGATAATTTCTCGAATATAGACCTGTTAAATAATCAGTTATGACCATCTTTTCAAGCTCTTCTCTTAATATTGAGTTCACAAATGCCATCGAAGAATGATGAATAAGAGACTGCATTAATTTAAACATATCAAATGTAAAATGATACGGTACTCGATGAAGAACAATACAAAAACCATCCATCTTTCCACTATGTATCATAGGGAAAGCCATAAGGGATTTATAAGGGCCATCCTGCCCGACTTTATCCGAATCCATATCCCCAATATATAAAGCCTCCCGATCCTGCTCTAAGCTGCCTTTGACATATTGGATGTAGTGTTTAGATGTCTCTTCAGTGAAAAAAGGTGAACTTCCCGGGACAAGTTTTGTCTGTCCATTCCTAATCATAAAAAAGCCTACTTCGTCTGCGAGGAATGATTTATTTATTTGTTGCTTCATATAACTAACTGTTTCACTAAGCCTCAAGGTAGAATTTAGACGATGCGATGTTTCATTAATCAGACGTAAATCCGCAATTAAGCGTTTGGATTGTTCATATAATTGGGCATTCTCCAGTGCCCCGCCTGCCGTATTCGCGAGGAGAGAGATGAATTCGATTTCCGTATCAGGAAATATGACTGCTTCAGGTGCAATAACTTGTAAAACCCCATAAACACCCTGCTTGCCTAATAAAGGCGCATACAACACAGAATTTTTCACTTCCATTGAATCCTCAAATTGAACACGACCGGAAACATATGCCTGCATGGCAGATAAATTTTCCCCATCCATTTCCAAACTTTTAATTGGAAGATTTAATGTGTTATCGCTATCCTGAGACATTAGCAAATAGTAAACAAAGGACGGATATACTTCACGCAGGGTTTCTATTACCTCCGCCAAAACGGAATGCATATTCATAGAGGAATGAAATTCTGTCGTAATCCGTTGCAATAGTTTATATCGTTTCTCTTCCTTTTTTCGTTCTGAAATTGCAATTGCCTTGTGCAGTAATTCTCCTATCACTGTCCTCAATTCAGATAAATCAATTCTATTATCATTTTTCAACTCTTTATTTTCAGAAAGAACTACAAATAGTCCCAGTAATTCTCCTTCATGATATAAAGGAATTCCCAAGGGGTATAATGTATCAGTTAATGATACACAGGCTTCCGTACATAAATCTTTCATTGAGGAGTTTAGTAAAGCATCAAGTGAAATGGTGCTAGCAAACTGATTTTGGAGTTCTGTTTTCGAAGCCGCTTTTTCCAGATAGAGCTTTTGTTTCCAAGGATCATTATAATAACAGGCAATCTCATCCACCCTTAATAATTCCAATAAGAAGTCGACCATTTTATCTGTAAATCTATCTAAAAAGAGTTCATTATCATCTTTAATCATACATTCAACAAATAGACTTTTTAAATTTGTTTCCCAGCTCAGATTTAATTGATTATCTACCATCACATTAATCAACACCTGTTGTCATATTTTATTTCGTATTTTTTATAAATTTAGATTGATTTTTAAAAAAATAATACTTTATACCTGCATTTTACCAATATATGCTAAAATAATCATTACTTTCTTTCAATATAATTACATTTTTTATTTAAACCTGTGAAGGAAGCATCATATTGTAACGATTCCATTTAAGAGAATCCCTTGACTTATGTAACAATAAATTATACAATATTCTTTGTGTAAAATATCGCAGCTTATGTTCACATCTTTATTCGTTCATTTCATTCCTCTACCATGAGGTGTATCTTGTAACCCGCTGCTGCTAGGGCGAAGGTACATGAAAATGAAATGGCAGTAATGTTTGTAAACATCAGTTTTTATTTTACAAAAATAAAAACATTCAAGGAGGAGTCTTCTTATGGCTCGTTATACAGGTCCAAGCTGGAAACTATCCCGTCGTTTAGGAATTTCCCTAAGCGGTACAGGTAAAGAATTAGAAAAGCGTCCTTACGCACCAGGACAACACGGTCCTAACCAACGCAAAAAGCTTTCCGAATACGGTTTGCAATTGCAAGAAAAACAAAAACTTCGTCACATGTACGGTGTGAACGAACGTCAATTCCGCACAATGTTCGATCGTGCTGCTAAAATGCCTGGTAAACAAGGTGAAAACTTCATGATTCTTCTTGATTCTCGCCTTGATAACATTGTTTACCGTTTAGGTTTAGCTCGTACTCGTCGTCAAGCTCGTCAGCTTGTAAACCACGGGCACATCTTGGTTGATGGACGTCGCGTTGACATCCCATCTTACCGTTTAGCTCCTGGTCAAGTAATCGGAGTACGTGAAAAATCCCGTAACCTTGATATCATCAAGGAAGCTATGGAAGTAAACAACTTCGTACCTGACTACCTAACTTTCGATGCTGACAAGTTAGAAGGTACATTCACTCGCTTACCTGAGCGTTCTGAATTACCAGCTGAAATTAACGAAGCTCTTATCGTTGAGTTCTACTCTCGTTAATTAATACGCTTTGTAAATAGCGTATTCAAAAACCCTGGAAACCTTGTTTCCAGGGTTTTTATTTGTGTAGAAAATATAATTACTAAACTTATAATCAGACTCGAAATATTATTTATAAGAATTATGAAGCAAATGACACTTAATTCTCTCTTTGTTTTTGGAAAAACGAAGACCAGGCAATACCTTAAAAATTTACCATGACATCATCTGTAAACACCATTAAACGGGACTCCAAACCTAAAACAGATCTTAGGTTTTTCATCCTAACAAGATCTGTTTTGGTGTACTTAACATAGCTGTGGACATATCTATTAAATCAATTTCTTTTGGAATACTTTTCAATCACATAAAGTAAAAGCCAGCATCAAACTCACTAAAAATCGGAAATTAAATCCCCTCTAACTTTATCTACAAATAGAAATTAGTCACCTCTTCAGATGTATTATAAAAGAACTATATTGTGGATCAAATTTATCATTCACTTATTAGACAGTACAGTAGAATAACGGTTTGTTACCTCCTTCATTTCAAGACTATCCCAACTATTAGAGTAACTGATACTTATACCAATCTATACATATTGTAGTAGGCGAGAAAATGAAAAATGAAAAAAATAAAAATCAGAAAAAATATAATAGTTTATTTAATATTTTATTAACAAACTAATCAAAAATTGTGATAATATAGTTAATTGTGTAAATTATTACTAACAAAGAGGAGGGGAATTTGTTGGCTTCTTAATTTTAATGAGGAATACCAACAACTAAGATGAAAAAATATATTGCTGGAATTTTAACTGTTTTCTTAAGTTTTACTGTACTATTTTTAACGAATAGTAATCAGGTTGAGGCTGCTTCCAAAACGATGTACGTAACTGCAGACAATTTAAATGTGAGGGAGAAAGCATCATCATCGTCAAAAATTATTACGGCCTTAAAGAAAAATACAAAATTGATTGTAACTAAAAAGAGCGGTAACTGGG
Coding sequences:
- the refZ gene encoding forespore capture DNA-binding protein RefZ translates to MDKLSNKKDDIFEAAVYLFYMKGYSATSIRDIAGRAGGNSANIAYHFQHKQGLLEYCFTDFFEGYISGIENIAEQLPLIGPKECVLKYTKFCLHYYREKFLLTRLVLREISVDSSLNREIYTTYLSKEKFYINLFLDAGMDCGELKKINPSMFVMKLKALLNEPFIQAQYFSEVWQLFTNELYFINKYQLEIERFLNDCLFEERVCPVPI
- a CDS encoding GAF domain-containing protein — encoded protein: MFQVGKYKKTKPENYQMVSKQLEALIDGETNLIANLSNASALLNQFLDDVNWVGFYLYEEEQLILGPFQGLPACIRIPLGKGVCGTAAEKREIIRVMDVHQFPGHIACDAATQSEIVLPILKDGRLIGVLDIDSPSKNRFDKEDEHGLKQFVDILVQSI
- a CDS encoding sensor domain-containing diguanylate cyclase, encoding MVDNQLNLSWETNLKSLFVECMIKDDNELFLDRFTDKMVDFLLELLRVDEIACYYNDPWKQKLYLEKAASKTELQNQFASTISLDALLNSSMKDLCTEACVSLTDTLYPLGIPLYHEGELLGLFVVLSENKELKNDNRIDLSELRTVIGELLHKAIAISERKKEEKRYKLLQRITTEFHSSMNMHSVLAEVIETLREVYPSFVYYLLMSQDSDNTLNLPIKSLEMDGENLSAMQAYVSGRVQFEDSMEVKNSVLYAPLLGKQGVYGVLQVIAPEAVIFPDTEIEFISLLANTAGGALENAQLYEQSKRLIADLRLINETSHRLNSTLRLSETVSYMKQQINKSFLADEVGFFMIRNGQTKLVPGSSPFFTEETSKHYIQYVKGSLEQDREALYIGDMDSDKVGQDGPYKSLMAFPMIHSGKMDGFCIVLHRVPYHFTFDMFKLMQSLIHHSSMAFVNSILREELEKMVITDYLTGLYSRNYLEGRMLELINSETEGTFILIDIDNFKLTNDTYGHQKGDEVLIQVADLIKNSIRDTDIGTRWGGEELAIFLPKAPIEAGKAVAERLVEKVRKETNPPVTISCGVSYWESNQKNNNTIKNLFKRADDALYTAKRSGKNQMIVSC
- the rpsD gene encoding 30S ribosomal protein S4, with product MARYTGPSWKLSRRLGISLSGTGKELEKRPYAPGQHGPNQRKKLSEYGLQLQEKQKLRHMYGVNERQFRTMFDRAAKMPGKQGENFMILLDSRLDNIVYRLGLARTRRQARQLVNHGHILVDGRRVDIPSYRLAPGQVIGVREKSRNLDIIKEAMEVNNFVPDYLTFDADKLEGTFTRLPERSELPAEINEALIVEFYSR